A region of Paenibacillus thiaminolyticus DNA encodes the following proteins:
- the nikR gene encoding nickel-responsive transcriptional regulator NikR, with protein MNESNVKRFGVSMDGKLLDKFDESIKEQGYENRSEAFRDLVRDALVKQSLEAEDKIVAGCILLFYRHHHRNLLEDLARIQHEMHDSILATTHFHLDQDNCLEMIVVKGKRSELRALSDQMTTLKGVTYGKFTVAPLEEIHT; from the coding sequence ATGAATGAATCGAATGTAAAGCGCTTTGGCGTTTCCATGGACGGGAAGCTGCTGGACAAGTTCGACGAATCGATCAAGGAGCAAGGATATGAGAACCGATCAGAAGCGTTCCGCGATCTGGTGCGCGACGCGCTGGTGAAGCAGTCGCTTGAGGCGGAAGACAAGATCGTCGCTGGCTGCATCTTGCTGTTCTACCGCCATCATCACCGGAACCTGCTGGAGGACTTGGCGCGGATTCAGCATGAGATGCATGATTCCATCTTGGCCACGACGCATTTCCATCTCGATCAAGACAACTGCCTGGAGATGATTGTCGTCAAGGGGAAGCGCAGCGAACTGCGAGCGCTAAGCGACCAGATGACGACCTTGAAGGGAGTCACCTACGGCAAATTTACCGTTGCCCCGTTGGAAGAGATTCATACGTAG